The DNA segment CTTGTTCACCGAAGATATCGAATACATCACCACAAAAAACGCAAACAACAAGGTGATGAAATCGGCGAAAGACACCATCCATCGATCCTGATGCTCAGCTTCCTCGATAACTCTTTTTCTGCGCCTGGCCATGGTCAATGCCGGAATCTATTTTTCCAGCAGAAAGCCGGACAATTTCAATTCGATATTGCGCGGATTTTCACCCTCCGCAATCGAGGAAATACCTTCAACTATCATTTCCCGAGCCTGCGTGGCCTGAAAAATGTGCGCTTTTAATTTATTGGCGATCGGAATGAATAGCAGATTGGCCAAACCGACACCGTAAATGGTTGCGACAAAGGCCGTGGCAATGCCGCTACCCAGTAATTCGGGTTTGGCCAGGTTTTGCATCACATGAATCAGACCGATCACCGCACCGATAATGCCTATCGTCGGCGAATAGCCACCCATCGCATCGAATACTTTAGCCGCCTGTAAATCCAGGTGTTCCTTGGTAGACAGTTCCACCTCCATGCAGTCGCGAATCACTTCGGGCTCGTTACCATCCACCAAAAGTTGCAAACCTTTCTTGGCAAAGCTGTCTTTTTCACCGTCGATAACGGTTTCAAGCCCCAGCAAGCCTTCTTTTCTGGCCATCGTACTCCAGCGCACAATTTTATCGATCTGCTTGTTCAGCATCAGCTTTTCCGGCTTAACAATCCAGACCACGATTCGTAAGCCGCGCAAAAAGACCTTGGGTGGAAATTGCAACAAGGTTGCGCCCAGAGTACCGCCCACCACAATCACAAAGGCATGCAAATTCATCAAAGAGCCTAATTCGCCACCCGCCATCAGGTTACCGCCGATGATGGCG comes from the Methylomonas sp. LL1 genome and includes:
- a CDS encoding flagellar motor protein, whose amino-acid sequence is MGFSAIIGGNLMAGGELGSLMNLHAFVIVVGGTLGATLLQFPPKVFLRGLRIVVWIVKPEKLMLNKQIDKIVRWSTMARKEGLLGLETVIDGEKDSFAKKGLQLLVDGNEPEVIRDCMEVELSTKEHLDLQAAKVFDAMGGYSPTIGIIGAVIGLIHVMQNLAKPELLGSGIATAFVATIYGVGLANLLFIPIANKLKAHIFQATQAREMIVEGISSIAEGENPRNIELKLSGFLLEK